One Helianthus annuus cultivar XRQ/B chromosome 12, HanXRQr2.0-SUNRISE, whole genome shotgun sequence genomic region harbors:
- the LOC110876075 gene encoding extensin-like: MPPRFLRGRGKGPVTGHDHEAGPSHRRTPSITMSTSPQEPWRLYVEPGRRSVSLSSSPSYQHSFGPNSENEPNNQPPAFIPLQRSNSHHSFGSPTPVFQSRFNPANLLPEPMGFNPLGPGDHFPEENDMDEDTDPVEPASGTPNHPIEISDGSSFHGSPYRGPDSYEERFRNIDWYFTPSEHSHHEQQQDPSVGYQFVAVTPPPPPPVEPQQPPPEPPRRRRSNARMSVRGGVRIATPQPSSGSHYPPLQEEEDPYDGGPSSPIPEVNSVPVVPPLGFDNPIPAYAGSAAYNPFEQPAHTHYNYNYGYAEVDPYLVARDYNALHPEGPYGGPWTTGYPTYGYQHQPPPPPVYQPPQPPIQQEVLERLSHVEQEVREDRKERQGFFKGLSDLLKGKSKRRGH; the protein is encoded by the coding sequence ATGCCACCCAGATTCCTTCGAGGTAGAGGCAAAGGACCCGTGACAGGTcatgatcacgaagccgggccttcgcaccggcgaacCCCATCCATTACTATGAGCACCAGCCCGCAAGAGCCCTGGAGACTCTATGTCGAACCAGGAAGGCGATCAGTATCCCTTAGCTCCTCTCCTTCGTACCAACATTCATTTGGGCCCAATTCTGAAAACGAACCCAATAACCAGCCTCCAGCTTTCATACCTCTCCAAAGATCCAATTCTCACCATTCTTTTGGCAGCCCAACACCCGTCTTCCAAAGCCGGTTTAACCCGGCTAACCTTTTGCCTGAGCccatgggttttaacccactcggaccgggAGACCACTTTCCAGAGGAGAACGacatggatgaggatactgaCCCCGTGGAGCCAGCATCTGGAACGCCGAACCATCCCATCGAAATATCAGATGGGTCATCATTTCATGGATCGCCATATCGTGGTCCAGACAGCTACGAGGAAAGGTTCCGAAACATTGACTGGTACTTCACACCGTCTGAACACTCGCATCAtgagcagcaacaggatccttcagTGGGTTATCAatttgtggcagtcacgccaccgccgccaccgccaGTAGAGccgcagcagccgcctccggagccaccaagGCGAAGAAGGTCTaatgcacggatgtccgtgcgaggtggAGTTCGGATTGCTACTCCCCAGCCATctagtggcagccattatcccccacttcaggaggaagaagACCCCTATGATGGTGGTCCGTCAAGCCCCATACCAGAGGTCAACTCAGTACCTGTGGTACCACCTCTGGGTTTCGATAACCCGATTCCTGCATATGCTGGGTCAGCGGCAtacaacccatttgagcagccggcacacacccactacaactacaactacggTTATGCAGAGGTAGATCCATACCTAGTAGCTCGGGATTACAATGCTCTTCATCCTGAAGGACCATATGGAGGGCCATGGACTACTGGttacccgacttatgggtaccagcatcaGCCACCTCCTCCGCCGGTGTATCAGCCGCCTCAGCCACCGATTCAACAGGAAGTCCTTGAGAGGCTGAGCCATGTTGAACAAGAAGTTCGTGAAGACCGCAAAGAGCGGCAAGGATTCTTCAAGGGGCTGTCAGATTTGCTTAAGGGGAAGTCGAAGAGGAGGGGTCATTGA